A single window of Plasmodium malariae genome assembly, chromosome: 8 DNA harbors:
- the PmUG01_08054000 gene encoding conserved Plasmodium protein, unknown function, whose translation MIKIVKRQIYYSCEKKKYYTNRLYKKVCSNCLSLNINNINRCVYCDSTLNDNDIRLIKNNIFTDIINVRKEWKYLDGKGVKNYFYTPLLNNVEIDDKYVHLKNGLINNCDKLYIYYNCYDYIILNNPYSNSCINLIILFKGIMYDVKNLKRKNINCLLHMYNYVYFIIDVFLYFLVISKGKYVHYKYMYSKSACVDTDYNEEVVEILFELNKIIKQKKKNIITRSVNNEKKQLENVNEKNIIERLNENYENIYKDLMRNTDNKSVLNKFFKKLEDVNIKNKIKVLKKYFYVGCYYPSPINHFSLQVLFPPFSNYNFFAFPFYFPIQKILHDLYVYGHVKNYNHSEIIRNIYDNKLIKDIKESDSCCKRILQF comes from the coding sequence atgataaaaattgtGAAGAggcaaatatattattcctgtgaaaaaaaaaaatactatacaaacagattatataaaaaagtgtGTAGCAATTGTTTaagtttaaatataaataacataaatagaTGTGTATATTGCGATAGTACattaaatgataatgatattagattaataaaaaataatatttttacagaTATCATAAATGTAAGAAAGGAATGGAAATATTTGGATGGAAAAGgcgttaaaaattatttttatacacctttattaaataatgtaGAAATTGATGATAAATATGTTCATCTTAAAAATGGGTTAATAAACAACTGcgataaattatatatttattacaattGTTATgactatattatattaaataaccCATATAGCAACTCATGCATTAaccttattattttatttaaggGAATTATGTATGatgttaaaaatttaaaaagaaaaaacataaattgcttgttgcatatgtataattatgtttattttataatagatGTGTTCCTATATTTTCTTGTAATTAGCAAAGGAAAATATgttcattataaatatatgtacagcAAGTCAGCATGTGTTGATACAGATTATAATGAAGAAGTTGTAGAAATTTTGTTTGaattgaataaaattattaagcagaagaaaaagaatataattacaCGTAGtgttaataatgaaaaaaaacaattagaaaatgtaaatgaaaaaaatattatagaaagattaaatgaaaattatgagaatatatataaagatttaATGAGAAATACCGACAACAAATctgtattaaataaatttttcaaaaagttAGAAgatgtaaatattaaaaataaaataaaagttctgaaaaaatatttttatgttggTTGTTATTATCCTTCTCCTATAAATCATTTCTCTCTTCAAGTATTATTTCCTCCATTTTcgaattataatttttttgcctttcctttttattttcccatacaaaaaattttgcatgatttgtatgtatatggtCATGTCAAAAATTATAACCATTCAGAAATAATTAGGAACATTTACGACAACAAGTTGATTAAGGATATAAAGGAAAGTGACTCTTGTTGCAAAAGAATCCTTCAATTTTGA
- the PRP46 gene encoding pre-mRNA-splicing factor PRP46, putative, with product MKNVLAEKLCNDNFNKIEENEKEENILKRSLCLSKNMFIGNDILTPYNYNLLAYDPNVNNRISKVEQDDDNNELNDLKEISTLAISDGNNIKNYEEMYKENELNARRKNMRENVMKKLTSIKVNINMRELDEYSPVKKLYVKKVEKDDIQKGREKNKKLKTKKKKKISILNSIINDDEMTNDVIEQDFNNITNTNVIPYDMCESERNDNEKNSRSILPFINTVQSDTNSGPIINKLDDSVLSSDVLKNIKTLDIYKKIKKPKWHFPYKLYRVILGHSGWVNCVDVDISNEWFATGANDRLIKIWDLATCKLKLTLTGHINSIRDIKISKKNPYLFSCGEDNRVKCWDLEYNKVIRDYHGHLSGVYCLSLHPSLDVLMSGGRDAVVRVWDIRTKSSIFVLSGHTGTIMSLCSQSVEPQIVSGSQDKMIRLWDLNNGKCRIALTHHKKSIRSLSIHPFEYSFCSCATDNVKVWYGADAEFDRNITGFNSIINCSLIKQDSYFNDSSILILGSNNGQLHFYDWSSGYKYDTLSNKVVPGTVECENSTLSMTFDKSESRLITTHGDKSIKIWKENEDATPENFPIKWNPYEHFKF from the exons atgaaaaatgttttGGCAGAAAAACTTTGCaatgataattttaacaaaattgaagaaaatgaaaaagaagaaaatatattaaaaagaagcTTGTGCttatcaaaaaatatgtttataggaaatgatatattaacaccatataattataatttacttgCTTATGATCCAAACGTAAATAACAGAATAAGTAAAGTAGAACAagatgatgataataatgagctaaatgatttaaaagaaatttccACATTAGCTATTTCAGatggaaataatataaaaaattatgaagaaatgtataaagaaaatgaacTCAACgctagaagaaaaaatatgagaGAAAatgttatgaaaaaattaacctCTATAAAggtaaatattaatatgagAGAATTAGATGAATATTCCcctgtaaaaaaattatatgtaaaaaaagttGAAAAGGATGATATACAAAAGggaagagaaaaaaacaaaaaactaaaaacaaaaaaaaagaaaaaaatatccaTTTTAAATAGTATTATAAATGATGACGAAATGACAAATGATGTTATTGAACAAgactttaataatattacgaATACAAACGTAATACCGTATGATATGTGTGAGAGTGAAAGAAatgataatgaaaagaaCAGTAGGAGTATTTTACCCTTTATAAATACAGTACAAAGTGATACAAATAGTGGACCGATTATAAATAAGTTAGACGACAGCGTACTAAGTAGTGATGtattaaagaatattaaaacgttagatatttataaaaaaattaaaaaaccgAAATGGCATTTCccttataaattatatagagTAATTTTGGGACATTCTGGATGGGTTAATTGTGTTGATGTTGATATAAGTAACGAATGGTTTGCAACTGGTGCAAATGAcagattaattaaaatttggGATTTAGCTACctgtaaattaaaattaaccTTAACAGGTCATATAAATAGTATTAGAGacataaaaatttcaaaaaaaaatccatATCTTTTTAGTTGTGGTGAAGATAATAGAGTCAAGTGTTGGGAtttagaatataataaagtaataagAGATTACCATGGACATTTATCAGGTGTTTATTGTTTATCTTTACATCCTTCATTAGATGTATTAATGAGTGGAGGAAGGGATGCAGTTGTAAGAGTATGGGATATTAGAACAAAGAGTTCCATTTTTGTATTGTCAGGACATACAGGCACTATTATGTCATTATGTTCTCAATCTGTTGAACCCCAAATTGTTTCAGGATCTCAAGACAAAATGATAAGACTATGGGACTTAAATAATGGAAAATGTAGAATAGCATTAACTCATcacaaaaaaagtattagATCATTATCAATTCATCCGTTCGAATATAGTTTTTGTAGTTGTGCAACGGATAATGTTAAAGTATGGTATGGAGCAGATGCTGAATTTGACAGGAATATTACAGGGTTTAATTCTATTATTAACTGTAGTTTAATTAAACAAGATTCTTATTTTAACGATTCctctatattaatattaggTAGTAATAATGGTCAGTTGCATTTTTATGATTGGTCAAGCGGttataaatatgatacaTTATCAAACAAAGTAGTTCCTGGAACTGTGGAGTGTGAAAATTCTACACTTTCTATGACTTTTGATAAAAGTGAAAGTAGATTAATAACAACACATGGGGATAAGTCCATTAAA atttGGAAGGAAAATGAAGACGCAACACCGGAAAATTTTCCTATAAAATGGAATCCTTatgaacattttaaattCTAA
- the SRPK1 gene encoding serine/threonine protein kinase, putative, which produces MSYTDSRSASNNSTSQDATSGKLQYTESDDEGSDEYCNGGYHPVKINEIYNERYRIEGKLGWGHFSTVWVATDLKSKPLKFVAIKIQKGSESYTESAKCEINYLKTVKVNSFDASWVELKEQQRERLFHYNMTKGVVSFIDSFEHNGPNGTHVCMVFEFMGPNLLSLIKYYDYKGIPLNLVRKIATHVLIGLQYLHDVCKIIHSDIKPENVLVSALTNIPKPKDYSKEKLINDNEKENESNHIANKEMDKNYFTTKKNMQNCASSNEQQKHEMQVQSYPNEEVEDDESYINDGKDQIELDNIEWSKLSKNEKKKLKKKKKKILKRERLKMEKEKKDKEGDKPITENIYINKQNIVTQRNSSQNDNNEFKKEDNENINVTTQLRQDSVSKKTLENYSEDVVSYNIVNTNCITNCGENDNFIESAVTKEVLNNNISALLSDNKNNIESNSNNNSNNNNNSNNNNNNINIVLNEKTKKTEKEEMNYCGNTINTMVDENTLYSTENVQVSDYKKENAPYKKEQNLKKIKKINEPPYVKHRLKPSNSDPSLLTTYYNIHALQEALTKKPYHYNSYFLNNPEKYGDDKFPLYLHRLPNDYLKKNPVEDNKDRTENSVNSECSDYEKSEKFVEKDMNKFPIYCDMFNHLVHPEAMKLHELYKKENNNNNLKVPKDSQENNQNTRKVVYIKTEEGDYCIRPYDPAVYYHEKSCYKICDLGNSLWIDESRYAEIQTRQYRAPEVILKSGFNETADIWSFACMIFELVTGDFLFNPQKSDRYDKNEEHLSFMIEVLGNIPKYMIESGFNSHKYFNKDTCKLKNIRNIKRYGLHKILKYKYNIPEKEINPLCSFLLPMLSIDPRTRPSAYTMLQHPWLNMVELEDEDVYMQNKSYSINSTSLKNNMNYDHVYQNSSKSKSSSNKKNMHINYKNLHTSTLIQQLKESCKSGEEEEYEEELEGNYDSECEYDFMYENIYKYRNTEDKMSHVNCANMYQKNVKKNVINKFEQKTKNIKQNDSNMQDCLINAEDYIFNAKNVPKKLINDTCSNHQFLKGIQHYESGKVKNYKKMSSVYNEAIHSDKDGNSDQYYDQPEEYKYEKYEEEEEGETDEETEEDEEDEDEDEDEDEDEEEEEEEDEEEDEDEDDEEDEIKYQSKDNECGKNQFDNENDKRNKKYENRNGKDNSYENDSDDNRCTDDENIVYKQEDDVEVLDNRRNQKKKLEKGVKIDEMSSIVKSGDIKKKKAKENAKLIDQEESMKGIIKINDMEKNELTELEGGNTCSKNMNNILLDCTNNKNFDKFEQIEKTQIDVKQQEQLLCKENEIFENQDEDKSNKVNCKVVNKKTFCAFS; this is translated from the coding sequence ATGAGTTATACTGATTCAAGGTCCGCGTCAAATAATAGCACTAGTCAAGATGCCACATCTGGAAAGTTACAGTACACAGAAAGTGATGATGAAGGAAGTGATGAATATTGCAATGGTGGTTACCATCCTGTTAagataaatgaaatatataacgAAAGATACAGAATAGAAGGAAAATTAGGATGGGGTCATTTTTCTACCGTTTGGGTTGCAACAGATTTAAAAAGCAAACCATTAAAATTTGTTGCTATAAAAATTCAGAAGGGATCAGAATCATACACAGAATCAGCAAAATGTgagataaattatttaaaaacagTTAAAGTGAATTCCTTTGACGCTTCGTGGGTAGAATTAAAAGAACAACAAAGAGAAAGACTTTTTCATTACAATATGACTAAAGGTGTTGTTTCCTTTATTGATAGTTTTGAGCATAATGGTCCCAATGGTACACATGTTTGTATGGTATTTGAATTTATGGGGCCTAATTTATTGtccttaataaaatattatgattacAAAGGTATTCCATTAAATTTAGTTAGAAAAATTGCTACACATGTTTTGATAGGATTACAGTATTTACACGATGTctgtaaaattatacatagcGATATAAAACCAGAAAATGTTTTAGTATCTGCTCTAACGAACATTCCCAAACCGAAAGATTATagtaaggaaaaattaataaatgacaatgaaaaagaaaatgaaagcAATCATATTGCAAATAAAGAAAtggataaaaattattttactacaaagaaaaatatgcaGAATTGTGCATCCTCTAATGAACAACAAAAACATGAAATGCAAGTGCAATCCTACCCGAATGAAGAAGTAGAAGATGACGAATCATACATAAATGATGGAAAAGATCAAATTGAGTTGGATAACATAGAGTGGAGTAAACTAagtaaaaatgagaaaaaaaaattaaaaaaaaaaaaaaaaaaaattttaaaaagagaaagattaaaaatggaaaaggaaaaaaaggacaaaGAAGGAGATAAACCTATcacagaaaatatatatattaacaaacaAAATATTGTAACTCAACGTAATTCATCtcaaaatgataataatgaatttaaaaaagaagataatgaaaatatcaATGTTACCACCCAATTACGTCAGGACAGTGTATCAAAAAAGACCTTAGAAAATTACAGCGAGGATGTAGTTAGTTACAATATTGTTAATACAAATTGTATTACTAATTGTGGggaaaatgataattttattgaatcTGCAGTTACGAAAGAAGtgttaaataataacattagtGCGTTGTTGTCAGATAATAAGAACAACATTGagagtaatagtaataataatagtaataataataataatagtaataataataataataatattaacatcgttttaaatgaaaaaacaaaaaaaactgaaaaagaagaaatgaaTTACTGTGGAAATACTATTAATACGATGGTAGATGAAAACACTTTATATAGTACAGAAAATGTGCAAGTTTctgattataaaaaagaaaatgcaccatataaaaaagaacaaaatttaaaaaaaataaaaaaaataaatgaacctCCATATGTTAAACATAGACTTAAACCATCGAATTCGGACCCTTCCTTGCTTActacatattataatatacacgCCTTGCAAGAAGCACTAACAAAAAAGCCTTATCATTATAAcagttattttttaaataacccAGAGAAGTATGGAGATGATAAATTTCCTCTATATTTGCATAGGTTACCAAATGAttacttgaaaaaaaatccaGTAGAAGATAATAAAGATCGTACAGAGAATTCAGTGAATAGCGAGTGTAGCGATTACGAGAAATCTGAGAAATTTGTAGAAAAGGATATGAACAAATTCCCCATTTATTGTGATATGTTTAATCATTTAGTTCATCCTGAGGCTATGAAATTGCATGAATTGTACAagaaggaaaataataataataatttgaaagtACCAAAAGATTCTCAGgaaaataatcaaaataCACGTAAAgttgtttatataaaaacagaaGAAGGGGATTACTGCATTAGACCTTATGATCCTGCTGTTTATTATCATGAAAAATCATGCTATAAAATTTGCGATTTAGGAAATAGTTTATGGATTGACGAATCCAGATATGCCGAAATACAAACAAGACAATATAGAGCTCCAgaagtaatattaaaaagtggTTTTAACGAAACTGCAGATATATGGTCATTTGCTTGTATGATATTCGAATTGGTAACAGGAGATTTTCTATTCAACCCGCAAAAATCGGATagatatgataaaaatgaagaacaTTTAAGCTTTATGATTGAAGTTTTAGGAAATATACCAAAATATATGATCGAGTCAGGATTTAATTCTCATAagtattttaataaagatacatgtaaacttaaaaatattagaaatatcaAAAGATACggattacataaaatattgaaatataagtataatattccagaaaaagaaattaatcCGTTATGTAGCTTTTTATTACCAATGCTTTCAATAGATCCTCGAACGAGACCATCAGCATATACCATGCTTCAACATCCATGGCTTAACATGGTGGAATTAGAGGATGAAGATGTTTATATGCAAAATAAGTCCTACTCCATTAACAGTAcaagtttaaaaaataatatgaattatgATCATGTTTATCAAAATTCTAGCAAAAGTAAAAGTTCTtctaataagaaaaatatgcacataaattacaaaaatctTCATACCAGTACTTTGATACAACAACTAAAAGAATCGTGCAAAAGTGGGGAAGAGGAAGAATATGAAGAGGAATTGGAAGGAAATTATGATAGTGAATGCGAATACGATTTTATGtacgaaaatatatataaatataggaATACCGAGGATAAAATGTCCCATGTTAACTGTGCCAATATGTACcaaaaaaacgtaaaaaaaaatgtaatcaATAAATTTgaacaaaaaacaaagaacataaaacaaaatgattCAAATATGCAAGATTGCTTAATTAACGCAGAAGATTATATATTCAACGCAAAAAATGTACCGAAAAAACTGATTAACGACACTTGCAGTAATCATCAGTTTCTAAAAGGTATTCAACATTATGAAAGTGGGAAGgtaaagaattataaaaaaatgagcaGTGTATACAATGAAGCCATACATTCAGATAAAGATGGAAATTCCGATCAGTATTATGATCAACCAGAGGAATATAAATACGAAAAGTATGAAGAGGAGGAAGAAGGTGAAACTGATGAAGAAACTgaagaagatgaagaagatgaagatgaagatgaagatgaagacgaagatgaagaagaagaagaagaagaagatgaagaagaagatgaAGACGAAGATGATGAAGAAGATGAAATTAAATATCAGAGTAAAGATAATGAATGTGGCAAAAATCAGTTTGACAACGAAAATGATAAgcgtaataaaaaatacgaaaataGGAATGGTAAAGATAACAGTTACGAAAATGATAGCGATGATAACAGATGTACGGATGATgaaaatatagtatataaaCAGGAAGATGATGTAGAAGTACTTGATAATAGGAggaatcaaaaaaaaaaattggaaaaaggAGTGAAAATTGATGAAATGAGTAGTATTGTGAAAAGCGGAgacatcaaaaaaaaaaaagcaaaagaaaaTGCAAAACTAATAGATCAGGAAGAATCGATGAAAGgtatcataaaaattaatgatatgGAAAAGAACGAATTGACTGAATTAGAGGGAGGTAACACTTgttcaaaaaatatgaacaatattttattgGATTGTactaataacaaaaattttgataaatttGAACAAATAGAAAAAACTCAGATAGATGTTAAACAACAAGAACAATTATTATgcaaagaaaatgaaatatttgaaaacCAAGATGAAGATAAGTCAAATAAAGTAAATTGTAAAGtcgttaataaaaaaactttttgtgctttttcataa